The following coding sequences lie in one Alphaproteobacteria bacterium genomic window:
- a CDS encoding DUF4136 domain-containing protein has protein sequence TARSYQPLAAGTSISVQSANDTDQSERLKASIEASLRDRGYKVSDDSPLVLEFYGSEVLGNQVTEKPTGALALQNVTPETDRSNAGGLLDSINSSLFGGKGEGVSNQPDTQPPVRQVHLSMTLSDRKAARRVWQGTAAGDLRNADSFATTQSLVPILVGKIGMSANNERFDLQ, from the coding sequence TGACGGCCCGGTCCTATCAGCCGCTGGCCGCGGGCACGTCGATTAGCGTCCAGTCGGCGAACGACACCGATCAGTCTGAGCGCCTCAAGGCATCGATTGAGGCGTCGCTTCGTGACCGCGGCTATAAGGTTTCGGACGACAGCCCGCTCGTACTCGAATTCTACGGCAGCGAAGTGCTCGGCAATCAGGTGACTGAAAAGCCGACCGGCGCGCTCGCCCTGCAAAACGTCACCCCGGAAACCGATCGATCCAACGCAGGCGGGTTGCTCGACAGCATCAACAGCAGCTTGTTCGGTGGGAAAGGCGAGGGCGTCTCGAACCAGCCGGATACTCAGCCGCCCGTGCGTCAGGTCCATCTTTCGATGACCCTCTCGGATCGAAAAGCGGCGAGACGCGTGTGGCAAGGTACCGCGGCGGGCGATTTGCGCAATGCCGATTCATTTGCGACGACACAATCCCTCGTGCCGATTTTGGTCGGCAAGATCGGCATGTCGGCAAACAACGAACGATTTGACCTGCAGTAA